The sequence CGTTTAAGGTGTATAAGATGATGCGGTAAGCAAAATTGCCATTTCCAGTATCAACGAGACCGATAACAGTAGGACCACTTTGAATATCCTTATATTTAGGTGTGAGTCGTTGGTTGACAACTTCAATAATTTGTTTGACTTTTTCTAAATCAGTATCTCCACTAATTCTAAGGTCAATAAGGACGCGCATATTACTCCTAGAGAGATTGCTAATGAGAGAAATCGTTCGGTTAGGTAGAAAGTGAAGTGTTCCATCTAAAGATTTTAGCTGGGTTGTACGCAAACCTACAGCGACTACATTTCCCTCGACAGCTCCAATCTTGACATAATCGCCTACATCAATTTGCCGTTCTAAAATGATAAAAAAACCAGTAATTAAGTCATTGATAAAACCTTGTGCACCAAGCCCAATGGCGACCCCTGCAATTCCTGCTCCAGCAATAAGCGAACCAATTGGAATTCCAAGTAAGGTCAGCAGGCTATAAAGGAAAATAAAAAATAGCGTGTATTGAAAAAGGTTAGAAGAAAGCGTATAAAGGGTGCGAATTCGACTTTGACTAAATGCTTCTTTTTTACTATAGTTATCAAAACTCTTTTTGATTAAACGCATTCCAATTTTCCTTAAAACGATAATGAAAATGGATAGCATGATTAAAGTGATTCCTTTTGAGATAAGTAAAGAAACAATCCCATCCCAGTCAATTGATTGCCAGTATTTAGTTAGTGCATTGACTTTTACAGTCGTTGCCTTTGTTAGTTCATTGGTAGTATCAGAAGTAGTTGCTGCAAATAACGAAAAAAATTTAGGGAATAGTGCGAACATTTTCAATCCTACTTTCATAAAAAGTTTTTTTTATTATAGCATAATAAAGCATAAAATTTAAGAAATCACCGTTATGTTTCATTGTATGAAGTTATTTATTGAGAAAAAAAGATGAAAATGGTATGCTTAGAGCAAGTTTTAATGGAAGAAAGGGGTGTGACAATGTCGGGTGGAGAAGTTGCAGCGATTATTGCAGCGATAGCATTTGTTGTTTTGGTAGCTTTTTGTGTTCCAATCCTAATTAAAGCATCGAAAACAATGGATCAACTATCAAAGACGATTGATGAGACAAATCGAACGATTAATGTTGTTACGAAGGATGTAGAGGTTTTGACGGATCAGGTCGAAGGGTTACTAGTCAAAAGTAATGAACTGTTAGCTGATGTAACTAAAAAGGTGGAAACAATTGATCCATTATTTGATGCTGTTGCAGATCTTAGTGTGACAGTTTCGGATTTAAATTATTCTAGTCGTAATATGGCGACAAAAGTTGGTGGAATTGGACGCAATGCTGCTAAGGCTACAGTTGCTTCTAAGTTAGCAGGATCAGCACTTCATTTTATGAGAAATAAAAAAAAATAGGGGGATAAGATTATGACTAAGAAAAAAGGTGGCTTTATTTTAGGTGCATTAGTTGGAGGGACAGCAGCAGCAGTAACCGCATTGTTATTTGCACCAAAATCAGGGAAAAAATTAAGAGCAGAACTAAGTGAGCGTACAGCTGATTATACTGATTTTGCAAAACAAAAAGGCTCTGACTTAGCTGACATTGCTAAAGATGTATCAGATGATGTTTTAACAAACTTAAAAACACAAACTGCTGATTTATCTAGTCAATTCAAAAAATCATCAGAAGACTTAAAAGAAGTAGCGGAAGTTGCCAAAGATGAGGCAGCAGATGCGAGTGAAGATATTATTATCGAAGTGAAAGACCAAACCGCAGAAAATGTCCAATCTGTTAAAGAAGGGACAAAAGAAGCAAAAGAGGTAGCTTCAGATATAGTAGAAAAAGGTAAAGATGAAGTTGAAAAAGCAAAAGAAGATTTAAAACATTAAAAGGTAGTCTTATTCAACAAAAAAGTTCAAGCAAATATTTTGCTTGAACTTTTTTTGGTTGTAACTTAGTCAAAAATTTGTAATTCTTTAGGCGTTTTTGTGAAATTTTCACACCCATCTTTTGTTACGTAGAGGCAATCTTCGACACGAACGCCTACTTGATCTGGAATATAAATTCCAGGTTCAATTGAAAAACACATGCCTGCTTCAAGTGTCATATCGTTTCCTTCAACAATTGATGGAAATTCATGAACGGTTGTTCCAATACCGTGCCCTAGACGATGATTGAAATACTCACCATATCCGTATGACGAAATAACATCACGAGCAATTTTATCGATTTTACTGGCTTTGACTCCTGGTTTTACAGCTTTGGTGGCAGCAAGCTGTGCTTCGAGAACAATAGCATGAATTTTTCTTTGAAAGTCTGTTGGTTCTTTAAAACTAACTGTTCTAGTGGCATCACTGCAATACCCTTTCCAGACAACGCCTAAGTCAAA is a genomic window of Vagococcus entomophilus containing:
- a CDS encoding mechanosensitive ion channel family protein, producing MFALFPKFFSLFAATTSDTTNELTKATTVKVNALTKYWQSIDWDGIVSLLISKGITLIMLSIFIIVLRKIGMRLIKKSFDNYSKKEAFSQSRIRTLYTLSSNLFQYTLFFIFLYSLLTLLGIPIGSLIAGAGIAGVAIGLGAQGFINDLITGFFIILERQIDVGDYVKIGAVEGNVVAVGLRTTQLKSLDGTLHFLPNRTISLISNLSRSNMRVLIDLRISGDTDLEKVKQIIEVVNQRLTPKYKDIQSGPTVIGLVDTGNGNFAYRIILYTLNGSQTDIQVAFLSEYVEALHKEGIELPQSPVNFSAN
- a CDS encoding DUF948 domain-containing protein: MSGGEVAAIIAAIAFVVLVAFCVPILIKASKTMDQLSKTIDETNRTINVVTKDVEVLTDQVEGLLVKSNELLADVTKKVETIDPLFDAVADLSVTVSDLNYSSRNMATKVGGIGRNAAKATVASKLAGSALHFMRNKKK
- a CDS encoding YtxH domain-containing protein is translated as MTKKKGGFILGALVGGTAAAVTALLFAPKSGKKLRAELSERTADYTDFAKQKGSDLADIAKDVSDDVLTNLKTQTADLSSQFKKSSEDLKEVAEVAKDEAADASEDIIIEVKDQTAENVQSVKEGTKEAKEVASDIVEKGKDEVEKAKEDLKH